A portion of the Anoxybacillus gonensis genome contains these proteins:
- a CDS encoding ferritin, protein MLSEKLLNGLNEQMNFEFYSAHAYMAMAAYCSAEGLDGFANFFLVQAEEERFHAMKFYNFINALGERAIMTGFPSPNNEFTSVRDCFEKALAHEKEVTRRIYKLSDLALDEREHATMNFLKWFIDEQVEEESLFDTLIQKLKRIENDSNSLFMLDNELAQRTFTPEA, encoded by the coding sequence ATGTTAAGTGAAAAATTGTTAAACGGACTGAATGAACAAATGAATTTTGAATTTTATTCTGCGCATGCGTACATGGCGATGGCCGCATATTGCTCGGCGGAAGGGTTGGACGGTTTTGCGAACTTCTTTTTAGTTCAAGCGGAAGAAGAGCGCTTTCATGCGATGAAGTTTTACAACTTTATTAATGCGCTTGGTGAACGAGCGATTATGACCGGTTTTCCTTCGCCAAACAATGAATTTACGTCTGTACGCGATTGCTTTGAAAAAGCGCTCGCTCATGAAAAAGAAGTGACGCGCCGCATTTATAAACTGTCTGACTTGGCGTTAGACGAGCGCGAACACGCGACGATGAACTTTTTAAAATGGTTTATTGACGAACAAGTCGAAGAAGAGTCGCTGTTTGATACGCTCATCCAAAAGCTTAAGCGCATCGAAAACGACAGCAACTCACTATTTATGCTTGACAACGAACTCGCGCAGCGCACATTTACACCGGAAGCATAA
- a CDS encoding sensor histidine kinase: MNDVGELRKMTYINQHVLNNLFYILVSVFFFFFLYDYVRFFQRKKVYQRLLFVACLSVPLILCMKYPIYIAPDCVHDLRQVPFLIGTFYGGWMVSLPLLIVLLVARWVMYGYQFITVAVYVMMFIFGSLFSPFFKRLPKTKRLIASMVMTFILAIAATILAIAISNFQVTESYIVDFILVPPLAVLFVVFAMETLREALLIRSEAIKLEKMEVVSQLAASISHEIRNPLTVVKGFMQLMKAKDISAETKEQYMNIALEELNRACAIIDDYLTFAKPFPEKIQPLHVHHELEKVIDMLRPFANMQGVQIVPTLMPATMKGNAQYFRQCFLNIIKNGIEAIESSGAVYVAVHVDEKTVTIVVRDEGKGMTKEQIARYGEPYFSTKEKGTGLGAMVSIRIIEMMDGTWALESEKGRGTTMKVTFPLLLEK; this comes from the coding sequence ATGAACGATGTGGGAGAGTTGAGAAAGATGACATATATCAATCAACATGTGTTAAACAATTTGTTTTACATTTTAGTGAGCGTTTTTTTCTTTTTCTTTTTGTACGATTACGTTCGATTTTTTCAACGAAAAAAAGTGTATCAACGGTTGTTGTTTGTTGCGTGCTTAAGCGTGCCGCTTATTTTATGTATGAAATACCCGATTTACATCGCGCCCGATTGCGTGCACGATTTGCGGCAAGTTCCGTTTCTTATCGGCACGTTTTATGGCGGATGGATGGTGAGCTTGCCGTTGCTTATTGTTTTACTCGTTGCCCGATGGGTGATGTATGGGTATCAGTTTATTACGGTCGCTGTGTACGTCATGATGTTTATTTTCGGAAGTTTGTTTTCTCCGTTTTTTAAACGGTTGCCGAAAACAAAACGGCTCATTGCTTCGATGGTGATGACGTTTATTCTTGCGATTGCAGCGACGATATTAGCGATAGCGATTTCCAATTTTCAAGTGACTGAGTCGTATATCGTTGATTTTATTCTCGTTCCTCCTTTGGCTGTATTATTTGTTGTGTTTGCGATGGAAACGTTACGAGAAGCGTTGCTCATTCGTTCAGAAGCGATCAAGCTTGAAAAAATGGAAGTCGTTAGCCAGCTTGCCGCAAGCATTTCCCATGAAATTCGCAATCCCCTTACTGTTGTCAAAGGATTTATGCAGTTGATGAAAGCAAAAGACATATCAGCGGAAACAAAAGAGCAATATATGAATATCGCCCTTGAAGAATTAAACCGCGCCTGCGCCATTATTGATGATTATTTAACGTTTGCGAAGCCGTTTCCAGAAAAAATACAACCGCTTCATGTGCATCATGAATTAGAAAAAGTCATCGACATGTTGCGTCCGTTTGCGAATATGCAAGGGGTGCAAATTGTCCCAACCCTCATGCCTGCGACGATGAAAGGGAACGCGCAATATTTTCGGCAATGTTTTTTAAATATAATAAAAAATGGAATAGAAGCGATAGAAAGTAGCGGAGCGGTGTATGTTGCGGTACATGTTGATGAAAAAACGGTCACGATCGTCGTGCGCGATGAAGGAAAAGGGATGACGAAAGAGCAGATCGCGCGATATGGCGAGCCGTATTTCAGCACGAAAGAGAAAGGGACAGGGCTTGGGGCGATGGTATCGATTCGCATCATTGAAATGATGGACGGCACATGGGCGTTGGAGAGCGAAAAAGGGCGCGGAACAACGATGAAAGTGACATTCCCTTTGTTGTTGGAAAAATAA
- a CDS encoding TerC family protein has translation MDVSLLLEYGWVLLVLIGLEGILAADNAVVMAVMVKHLPEKEQKRALFYGLAGAFILRFAALFVISYLVNIWQIQALGALYLMFIAVHHFINKNRDGSHKEGKKQSGFWMTVLKVELADLAFAIDSILAAVALAMTLPNTNLPAIGGMDGGKFLVIFAGGLIGVIIMRFAANAFVKLLHKRPSLESAAFLIVGWVGVKLAVYTLAHPSLGVVSEHFAHSALWKAIFWIVLLAIAAGGWFFSGKETKQQKEAIQTLKKAQNE, from the coding sequence ATGGATGTATCATTACTATTAGAGTACGGTTGGGTGCTTCTCGTTTTAATCGGTTTAGAAGGCATTTTAGCGGCCGATAACGCCGTTGTGATGGCGGTCATGGTGAAGCATTTGCCAGAAAAAGAGCAAAAACGGGCGCTCTTTTACGGGCTTGCCGGTGCGTTTATTCTTCGCTTTGCAGCGTTGTTTGTCATTTCGTATTTAGTGAACATTTGGCAAATTCAAGCGCTTGGCGCGTTATATTTAATGTTTATCGCCGTGCATCATTTTATTAACAAAAACAGAGACGGTTCGCATAAAGAAGGGAAAAAGCAGTCCGGTTTTTGGATGACAGTATTGAAGGTAGAACTTGCCGATTTAGCGTTTGCGATCGATTCGATTTTAGCGGCGGTCGCTTTAGCGATGACGTTGCCAAATACGAATTTACCAGCGATCGGTGGCATGGACGGCGGGAAGTTTTTAGTCATTTTTGCAGGTGGATTAATTGGTGTCATCATTATGCGTTTTGCGGCAAATGCGTTCGTAAAATTGTTGCATAAACGCCCAAGCCTAGAATCCGCTGCGTTTTTAATCGTCGGTTGGGTTGGGGTGAAATTGGCAGTATATACGCTTGCGCATCCAAGCTTAGGCGTTGTTTCAGAACATTTTGCGCATTCTGCATTGTGGAAAGCAATTTTCTGGATCGTTCTTTTAGCGATTGCCGCTGGCGGCTGGTTTTTCTCAGGAAAAGAAACGAAACAACAAAAAGAAGCCATTCAAACGTTGAAAAAAGCGCAAAACGAATAA
- a CDS encoding amino acid permease — protein MSLFRKKSIDALMSESGKGAALKKELGAFDLTMLGIGAIIGTGIFVLTGVAAAEHAGPALVLSFILSGLACVFAALCYAEFASSVPVSGSAYTYSYATFGELIAWMLGWDLILEYGVAASAVAAGWSGYFQGLLAGFGIELPKALTSAYDPANGTFIDVPAIVIVLLITFLLTQGVRKSARFNAVMVFIKVAVILLFIAVGVWYVKPENWTPFMPFGFSGVAAGAATVFFAYLGFDAVSTAAEEVRNPQRNMPIGIIASLAICTLLYIAVSLILTGIVPYDQLGVKNPVAFALNYIQQDWVAGFISLGAITGITTVLLVMLYAQTRLFYAISRDGLLPSLFAKVSERKQVPLVNSWVTGIAVSIFAGVIPLNKLAHLTNIGTLFAFTTVAIGILILRKTEPNLKRSFMVPFVPVIPLLAVAFCTYLALQLPATTWLSFGGWLAIGLVIYFLYGRKHSKLNEEKVGQKQVS, from the coding sequence ATGAGTTTGTTTCGAAAAAAGTCCATTGATGCGCTCATGAGCGAATCAGGGAAAGGGGCAGCGCTCAAAAAAGAATTAGGCGCATTTGATTTAACGATGCTCGGAATTGGAGCAATTATTGGAACGGGTATTTTCGTTTTAACGGGAGTGGCAGCGGCTGAGCATGCAGGGCCAGCGCTCGTTCTTTCGTTTATTTTATCAGGATTGGCGTGCGTCTTTGCGGCGCTTTGTTATGCGGAGTTCGCTTCAAGCGTGCCGGTGTCGGGCAGCGCCTATACGTACAGCTATGCGACGTTTGGTGAGTTGATCGCATGGATGCTCGGTTGGGATTTAATTTTAGAGTACGGAGTGGCAGCGTCAGCAGTAGCGGCGGGATGGTCCGGTTATTTTCAAGGGTTACTCGCTGGATTTGGCATTGAGCTGCCAAAGGCGTTGACAAGCGCCTACGATCCGGCAAACGGTACGTTCATTGATGTGCCGGCAATTGTGATCGTTTTGCTTATTACGTTTTTATTGACGCAAGGTGTGAGAAAGTCGGCGCGCTTTAATGCGGTGATGGTTTTTATTAAAGTTGCGGTCATTTTGTTGTTTATTGCCGTTGGGGTTTGGTATGTGAAGCCAGAAAACTGGACGCCGTTTATGCCGTTCGGCTTTTCAGGGGTGGCCGCAGGGGCTGCAACTGTGTTTTTCGCATACTTAGGATTTGATGCGGTATCGACCGCGGCAGAAGAAGTGCGCAATCCGCAACGCAACATGCCGATCGGTATTATCGCATCGCTTGCGATTTGTACGCTTCTTTATATTGCCGTATCGCTCATTTTAACAGGCATTGTGCCGTACGACCAATTAGGTGTAAAAAATCCGGTTGCTTTTGCGTTAAACTATATTCAACAAGATTGGGTGGCAGGATTTATTTCACTCGGAGCGATTACAGGGATTACGACCGTCCTTCTCGTTATGCTTTATGCCCAAACGCGTCTTTTTTATGCGATTAGCCGCGACGGCTTGCTTCCGTCATTGTTTGCGAAAGTGAGCGAACGGAAACAAGTGCCGCTTGTGAATTCATGGGTGACAGGCATTGCGGTTTCCATTTTCGCTGGGGTGATTCCGTTAAATAAATTGGCGCATTTAACAAATATCGGCACGTTGTTTGCGTTTACAACGGTCGCGATCGGCATTTTAATTTTACGCAAAACGGAACCGAACTTAAAACGAAGCTTTATGGTGCCGTTTGTGCCTGTGATTCCGCTTCTTGCGGTAGCGTTTTGTACGTATTTAGCCCTTCAGCTTCCAGCAACGACATGGTTAAGCTTTGGCGGTTGGCTTGCGATCGGTCTTGTCATTTATTTCTTGTACGGCCGCAAACATAGTAAGTTAAATGAAGAAAAAGTTGGACAAAAACAAGTGAGTTAA
- a CDS encoding LacI family DNA-binding transcriptional regulator, translating to MTTIKDIAKAAGVSVTTVSRALNGYSDVSEKTRKKIIDIAKQLNYSPNTLARSLVMNKSKTIGLLVSGMTRSAVKDNFTFEVMTGVNDYIAKTDYDVILFNTNSTKQREKTYSQLCRERRVDGVILQGIKTDDPYLTEVVESDIPCVLIDIPIQSDRVGYVTTDNVYGAKKAVQHLLELGHRNIAMMNGHDYAFVSKQRLQGFYEAMEEANVPIRKEWVINGDFSEEMAEARAYELFQSEPNITAIFCASDLMALGVMRALKQLGLRVPDDVSVVGYDDILLASYVSPALTTVAQNKFQMGYEAASMLIDMLEGNEAKVVTLRTQLVVRESTAPMKKG from the coding sequence GTGACAACAATTAAAGATATCGCGAAAGCGGCTGGCGTGTCGGTGACGACTGTTTCTCGCGCGTTAAACGGCTATTCCGACGTTAGTGAAAAGACGCGCAAAAAAATTATCGACATCGCCAAGCAGCTCAATTACAGCCCGAATACGCTTGCGCGAAGCCTTGTCATGAACAAATCGAAAACGATTGGGTTGCTCGTTTCAGGCATGACGCGCTCAGCGGTAAAGGATAACTTTACGTTTGAAGTGATGACAGGCGTTAACGATTACATCGCTAAAACAGATTATGACGTCATTTTGTTTAATACAAATTCGACGAAACAAAGGGAAAAAACGTATTCGCAACTATGTCGCGAACGGCGGGTCGATGGTGTCATTTTACAAGGAATTAAAACAGATGATCCGTACTTAACGGAAGTTGTCGAAAGCGACATTCCGTGCGTATTAATTGACATTCCGATTCAGTCCGACCGCGTCGGATATGTGACGACCGATAACGTGTACGGCGCGAAAAAAGCGGTGCAACATTTGCTTGAGCTTGGGCATCGCAACATTGCGATGATGAACGGGCACGACTACGCATTTGTTAGCAAGCAGCGCCTGCAAGGATTTTATGAGGCGATGGAAGAAGCGAACGTACCGATTCGAAAAGAGTGGGTGATTAATGGCGATTTTTCCGAAGAGATGGCGGAAGCGAGGGCATACGAGTTGTTTCAAAGCGAACCGAATATTACTGCCATCTTTTGCGCCAGCGACTTAATGGCGCTCGGTGTCATGAGAGCGCTCAAACAGCTCGGCTTGCGCGTGCCTGATGACGTATCGGTCGTTGGATATGATGATATTTTGCTTGCGTCATACGTGTCTCCCGCATTAACGACGGTGGCGCAAAATAAATTTCAAATGGGTTATGAAGCGGCAAGCATGCTTATTGATATGTTGGAAGGAAACGAAGCAAAAGTCGTGACGTTGCGGACGCAACTTGTCGTGCGCGAGTCAACGGCGCCGATGAAAAAAGGGTAG
- a CDS encoding (Fe-S)-binding protein: MKNEQLMKQFQARMNEDELLNCMRCGFCLPTCPTYIESGFQESHSPRGRIALMKAVVDGLIEPDEDVERSLQLCLGCRACEPVCPSGVRYGHLLEEARDIIAQHKTYSPIVRFIRHLVFKQLFPYPKRMRIATALLGFYQRSGLQSVVRKLGLLRLLPNHLATMEKVLPNVPTWKQMNERPSHVEALAPRKRRVAFFSGCLMDTMFMDINDRTMKLLQLAGCDIVIPEAQTCCGALHGHSGEKADAKTLAKRNIEAFEALNVDYIVTNAGGCGAFLIEYDHLLKDDPVWAERAKAFVAKIKDVSVILVELGFHHRILRLPNQIVTYQDSCHLRNVMKTASEPRLLLQSIAGVEFREMKDADRCCGSAGIYNIVHPDMSMQVLDYKMEQAKQTKATTIVTANPGCLLQMKLGIEREGLTNVRAVHLVDLLFEAVEATKEKDQPLKQIG; the protein is encoded by the coding sequence ATGAAAAATGAACAGCTCATGAAACAATTTCAAGCGCGCATGAACGAAGACGAACTACTAAACTGTATGCGCTGCGGCTTTTGCCTTCCGACATGCCCGACATATATTGAGTCCGGCTTTCAAGAGTCGCACTCGCCGCGCGGACGGATCGCGTTAATGAAAGCGGTCGTTGACGGACTCATTGAACCGGATGAAGACGTCGAACGGTCACTTCAACTTTGCCTTGGTTGCCGCGCGTGTGAACCCGTTTGCCCTTCCGGTGTGCGCTACGGTCATTTGCTTGAAGAAGCGCGCGATATTATTGCGCAACATAAAACGTATTCGCCGATCGTTCGTTTCATTCGCCATCTCGTGTTTAAACAGCTGTTTCCATATCCGAAACGCATGCGCATCGCAACGGCACTCCTCGGCTTTTATCAACGGTCTGGGCTGCAATCTGTCGTGCGGAAACTTGGCTTGTTGCGCCTGTTGCCGAACCATTTAGCGACGATGGAAAAAGTGCTTCCGAACGTGCCGACGTGGAAACAAATGAACGAACGTCCGTCGCATGTTGAAGCGCTCGCCCCTCGAAAGCGCCGCGTCGCCTTTTTTAGCGGTTGTTTAATGGATACGATGTTTATGGACATTAACGATCGAACGATGAAACTGTTGCAGCTTGCCGGATGTGACATCGTCATTCCTGAAGCGCAAACGTGTTGCGGAGCGCTCCATGGACATAGCGGGGAAAAAGCGGACGCAAAAACGTTAGCGAAACGAAACATTGAAGCGTTTGAAGCGCTAAACGTCGACTACATCGTCACAAACGCCGGCGGTTGCGGAGCGTTTTTAATCGAATACGACCATTTGTTAAAAGACGATCCCGTTTGGGCGGAGCGCGCGAAAGCGTTCGTCGCCAAAATCAAAGACGTCTCCGTCATTTTAGTAGAGCTCGGCTTTCATCATCGCATCTTGCGCTTGCCAAATCAAATCGTAACATATCAAGATTCGTGCCATTTGCGCAACGTGATGAAAACAGCGAGTGAGCCGCGCCTTCTTCTTCAGTCGATTGCAGGCGTTGAGTTTCGCGAAATGAAAGATGCCGACCGATGTTGCGGCTCAGCGGGCATTTATAACATCGTTCATCCGGACATGTCGATGCAAGTGCTCGATTATAAAATGGAACAAGCGAAACAAACGAAAGCGACGACGATCGTTACCGCCAATCCCGGTTGCTTATTACAAATGAAGCTCGGCATTGAACGAGAAGGGCTGACGAACGTGCGCGCCGTTCATCTCGTCGACTTGCTTTTTGAAGCCGTCGAAGCGACAAAAGAAAAAGATCAACCATTGAAACAAATCGGATAG
- a CDS encoding methyl-accepting chemotaxis protein, protein MKRWTSLFQKKKKTNQREKTTTIGKKYGIVFSFATLLFVSVFIFVFLLVNNLTNVVKQVEQKSDEAILITDIGSLFKQKYIVITDYMTNPRPETLWQYSDLTKQFSDKMKQLEPHIQTEEAKTIYRSTISIENQLNELLYKTIQPAVLSYRDRGEQIDIFQVISFQNKAATIRDMSIEKLDVLRNIVVNERSALTTQMNDTIAKNIFMMLITVAVAIVLSVISLIVVSRKIRRRLQQVVHVCHELARGNLRVQRLTDTKTDEVGQIAEAMNELADGLEQSIAQIQAVAAHVNDMSHTLRLNAEATTEANEQITQAILQVASGADEQVNVSKQTNEAVHSVSDALTTVMNKVGETAKRTTEATKRVHEGTSLVEQTVAQMKLIREQIERLASVIESLNDKSKEIHQIVGFITNISDQTNLLALNAAIEAARAGEHGKGFGVVAEEVRKLAEQTAQAAGNIRTLAEQSQTQTVHAVHVMQESSESFQCGHSLVEQVGHIFRAISADMARVQAESDAVNETIRSVDEKVKTMTSFADQIIDISSQSARNIEQVAATTEEQNATMQELLASSQELASTAEQLRQTVARFHM, encoded by the coding sequence ATGAAGCGATGGACGAGTCTTTTTCAGAAAAAAAAGAAAACGAACCAACGAGAAAAAACGACGACGATCGGGAAAAAGTATGGGATCGTTTTCAGCTTTGCTACACTTTTATTTGTCAGCGTTTTCATTTTTGTATTTTTACTCGTCAATAACTTAACAAACGTCGTCAAACAAGTCGAACAAAAAAGCGACGAAGCGATTTTAATTACCGACATCGGCTCTTTATTTAAACAAAAATATATTGTCATTACCGACTATATGACAAACCCCCGCCCAGAAACACTTTGGCAATACAGCGATTTAACGAAACAGTTTAGCGATAAAATGAAACAATTAGAGCCGCATATACAAACAGAAGAAGCAAAAACGATATATCGCTCGACGATTTCGATTGAAAATCAGTTAAATGAATTGCTTTATAAAACGATTCAACCTGCGGTGTTATCGTATCGTGATCGCGGTGAACAAATCGACATTTTCCAAGTCATTAGCTTTCAAAATAAAGCCGCGACCATCCGCGATATGAGCATCGAAAAACTCGATGTGTTACGAAACATCGTCGTCAATGAACGAAGCGCGCTGACGACGCAAATGAACGATACGATTGCGAAAAACATTTTTATGATGTTGATTACAGTCGCTGTTGCGATCGTTTTATCTGTCATCTCCCTCATTGTTGTTAGCCGAAAAATACGCAGACGATTACAGCAAGTCGTCCACGTTTGCCATGAGCTTGCGCGCGGCAATTTGCGCGTCCAGCGCTTGACGGATACAAAAACGGATGAAGTCGGGCAAATTGCCGAAGCGATGAACGAATTAGCGGACGGGCTTGAACAGTCGATCGCCCAAATTCAAGCGGTTGCTGCACATGTAAACGACATGTCGCACACGTTGCGGTTAAACGCGGAAGCGACAACGGAAGCAAACGAACAAATTACACAAGCGATTCTCCAAGTCGCATCAGGGGCAGATGAACAAGTGAACGTATCGAAACAAACGAACGAAGCGGTGCATAGCGTATCCGATGCATTAACGACCGTCATGAACAAAGTAGGTGAAACAGCGAAACGAACAACGGAAGCAACGAAGCGCGTTCATGAAGGAACATCACTAGTAGAGCAAACGGTTGCACAAATGAAGCTCATCCGCGAACAAATCGAACGCCTCGCTTCCGTCATTGAATCGTTAAATGATAAATCAAAAGAAATTCATCAAATCGTCGGCTTTATTACAAACATTTCTGACCAAACGAATTTGCTTGCGTTAAATGCTGCCATCGAAGCGGCACGAGCGGGCGAACACGGAAAAGGGTTTGGCGTTGTGGCAGAAGAAGTGCGCAAACTAGCCGAACAGACGGCACAAGCGGCAGGAAACATTCGCACGCTAGCTGAACAGTCCCAAACACAAACGGTGCATGCAGTGCACGTCATGCAAGAAAGCAGCGAGTCGTTCCAATGCGGCCATTCGCTCGTTGAACAAGTCGGACATATTTTCCGTGCCATTTCTGCGGATATGGCGCGCGTCCAAGCAGAAAGCGATGCGGTAAACGAAACGATTCGTTCCGTTGATGAAAAAGTAAAAACGATGACGTCATTCGCTGATCAAATTATTGATATTTCATCACAATCAGCAAGAAATATTGAACAAGTCGCTGCCACAACCGAAGAACAAAATGCAACGATGCAAGAGCTGCTCGCTTCTTCGCAAGAGCTCGCAAGCACGGCCGAACAACTGCGCCAAACGGTCGCACGTTTCCACATGTAA
- a CDS encoding CdaR family transcriptional regulator, producing MLSSHLAKKIVSDVRRLIDEDIIIVDTNGIIMASTDTTRIGQFHEGAFLVYQQKKKRIITKQDEGVLKGVKAGINLPIFFHGDVIGVIGITGNPANVSPYGELLKKMTELLIQENYYTEQLQLQARALETFVFEWLQAREWSPSFFERAQLFHIDLTAKRRVIIASLNDQERTISIEMWKFIQAAWDDKRDIIVRWGNDRLLFLQMDDDKERTIAKIKALQRSVFEKYRVTFHVGCGKTTDAKHVYESYKQAERALHVAKQTEEIIFDEDLRLDMCLEDISLATKQELIKRTIEPLMNDGELLQTLRTFFAHNLSLKQTAEALHIHINTLHYRLKKIQQYTNLNVRNFEHVITLYLAIRFLDETTKK from the coding sequence ATGCTCTCTTCTCACCTCGCAAAAAAAATTGTATCCGACGTGCGTCGCCTCATCGATGAAGACATTATTATCGTCGATACGAACGGCATCATTATGGCAAGCACCGACACAACGCGCATCGGTCAATTTCACGAAGGAGCGTTTCTCGTTTATCAACAAAAGAAAAAACGAATCATTACAAAGCAAGATGAAGGGGTATTAAAAGGAGTAAAAGCAGGCATTAACTTGCCGATTTTTTTTCACGGCGACGTCATTGGCGTCATCGGCATTACAGGCAACCCTGCAAACGTATCGCCGTATGGAGAACTGTTGAAAAAAATGACGGAGCTTCTTATTCAAGAAAACTATTATACCGAACAGCTTCAGCTGCAAGCGCGGGCGCTTGAAACGTTCGTGTTTGAATGGCTGCAAGCGCGCGAATGGTCACCGTCTTTTTTCGAGCGCGCCCAACTGTTTCATATCGACTTAACAGCGAAGCGGCGCGTCATCATCGCTTCGTTAAACGATCAAGAACGGACGATTTCAATAGAGATGTGGAAATTCATCCAAGCCGCTTGGGACGACAAACGCGACATTATCGTTCGCTGGGGAAACGACCGCTTGCTTTTTTTGCAAATGGACGACGACAAAGAACGAACGATCGCAAAAATAAAAGCGTTACAACGATCGGTGTTCGAAAAATATCGCGTCACGTTTCATGTCGGATGCGGAAAAACGACCGATGCCAAACACGTGTATGAGTCATATAAACAAGCGGAGCGCGCCCTTCATGTCGCGAAACAAACCGAGGAGATCATCTTTGACGAAGACTTACGGCTAGATATGTGTTTAGAAGACATTTCGCTTGCGACAAAACAAGAGCTCATAAAACGAACGATTGAGCCGTTAATGAACGACGGAGAACTGCTTCAAACACTCCGCACATTTTTCGCGCACAACTTATCGCTCAAACAAACAGCCGAAGCGCTTCACATTCATATTAATACGCTCCATTACCGATTAAAAAAAATACAACAATATACAAATTTAAACGTGCGCAACTTCGAACATGTCATCACTTTATATTTAGCGATTCGTTTTTTAGATGAAACAACAAAAAAATAG
- the glcD gene encoding glycolate oxidase subunit GlcD, with product MITERVKQQFIDIVGSENYDDSKAGRLVYSYDATPNFQSLPDAVIAPRNTKEVSDIVKICNEERIPIVPRGSGTNLCAGTCPTQGGIVLLFKHMNRILEIDEENLTVTVQPGVITLDLIQAVEAKGLFYPPDPSSMKISTIGGNINENSGGLRGLKYGVTRDYVMGLEVVLANGDIVRTGGKLAKDVAGYDLTRLFVGSEGTLGIITEATLKLIPMPETKKTMLALYEDLEAAARSVSAIIANKIIPTTLEFLDQPTLQVVESFVNIGLPTDVKAVLLIEQDGPAEVVARDMEAMARICREQHAISVQVAKTEEEANNLRTARRSALSALARLKPTTILEDATVPRSQIANMVKAINDIAKKYNVTICTFGHAGDGNLHPTCPTDVRDKDELHRVEQAFEDIFAKAIELGGTITGEHGVGVMKAPYLEWKLGKEGIAAMQAIKRALDPNNIMNPGKVFAKSTRKRVVVTR from the coding sequence ATGATCACTGAACGAGTGAAACAACAGTTCATTGATATTGTTGGCTCAGAAAACTACGACGATTCGAAAGCTGGGCGGCTCGTTTATTCATACGATGCAACCCCAAACTTTCAATCGCTTCCTGATGCGGTCATCGCACCGCGCAATACGAAAGAAGTAAGCGACATCGTAAAAATTTGTAACGAAGAGCGCATTCCGATCGTTCCGCGCGGTTCAGGGACGAATCTTTGCGCCGGCACGTGCCCAACACAAGGCGGCATCGTCCTATTGTTTAAACATATGAATCGCATATTAGAAATCGACGAGGAAAACTTAACGGTCACGGTGCAGCCAGGCGTCATTACGCTCGACCTCATTCAAGCGGTCGAAGCCAAAGGGTTATTTTATCCCCCAGATCCAAGCTCGATGAAAATTTCAACGATCGGTGGCAACATTAACGAAAACTCCGGCGGTTTGCGCGGCTTAAAATACGGGGTGACGCGCGATTACGTCATGGGGCTTGAAGTTGTGCTCGCCAATGGCGACATCGTTCGCACAGGGGGAAAACTTGCGAAAGACGTCGCTGGCTATGACCTTACCCGTTTATTTGTCGGTTCGGAAGGCACGCTTGGAATCATTACGGAAGCGACGTTAAAGCTCATTCCGATGCCGGAGACGAAAAAAACGATGCTTGCGCTGTATGAAGATTTAGAAGCGGCTGCCCGTTCCGTCTCGGCGATTATCGCCAACAAAATCATTCCGACGACGCTTGAATTTTTAGATCAACCGACGTTACAAGTCGTCGAATCGTTCGTCAACATCGGCTTGCCGACGGACGTAAAAGCGGTATTGCTTATTGAACAAGACGGTCCAGCCGAAGTCGTCGCACGCGATATGGAAGCGATGGCGCGCATTTGTCGCGAACAACATGCCATTTCCGTTCAAGTGGCGAAAACGGAAGAAGAAGCAAACAATTTGCGTACGGCGAGACGTTCCGCCTTATCGGCGCTCGCCCGTTTAAAGCCGACGACCATTTTAGAAGATGCGACCGTTCCGCGCTCACAAATTGCCAATATGGTGAAAGCGATTAACGATATTGCAAAAAAATATAACGTCACCATTTGCACGTTTGGCCATGCCGGTGATGGCAACCTTCATCCGACATGTCCGACGGACGTGCGCGACAAAGACGAACTGCATCGCGTCGAGCAAGCGTTTGAAGACATTTTTGCCAAAGCGATTGAACTTGGCGGTACGATTACAGGCGAACACGGTGTCGGCGTCATGAAAGCGCCGTATTTAGAATGGAAGCTCGGCAAAGAAGGAATTGCCGCCATGCAGGCGATCAAACGTGCGCTTGATCCGAACAACATTATGAATCCGGGGAAAGTGTTCGCCAAAAGCACGCGCAAACGGGTGGTGGTGACGCGATGA